A stretch of DNA from Acanthopagrus latus isolate v.2019 chromosome 7, fAcaLat1.1, whole genome shotgun sequence:
GGACGGTACAGGTGTGGTCTGGGAACAGATCTGGTTCAAGACTCATACTGGGACTTTGAGATCAGAGTTTCAGATGGTGAGTTTTTACTGCAAATACATAAACCAGATTTATTCAGTGAATTCAATGacttaatatttattttgtctagatttgaaaacattataatatgtaattaatatttgattgataagagaaacaaaacagagaaaaaaaggaaagcaggAAAATTGTTTTAGAAAGGAATCaatgatttatacattttaaagacatttgtgATTTGTAGTTCTGGACGATATTGATAGAATAAGTAATCAGATTATGGGAAGAATTTTAGTCATTTATGTTGTATGAACTTTCAGGGCAGCTCTCAGTGAGGATCTGTGATCAGACTGCAGCATTTCACAGACAGTAACTGTtgactgtttctcttttcaacaGAACTGCCATTTCGAAACACTGGTTTTGCCCGTACAGATACTGAAGGAGAGAATATCACATTCGGATGCAGCGGGACAGTTTACAAAAAGCAGAAGTTCCTGTGTAAGgatgaatgtaaaacaaaagaggacATTATCATTGAAACTAATGGCAACAGAACTCAGAGAGGCAGATACAGCGTTGAGTATAGAGAAGGATCTACATTTGGACTCTATGTGACCATCACAAATGTGAGCAAGTCGGACACCGGATGGTACAAGTGTGGCTACGGCAGAGCTTTGTCTCCAGATTCATCCAACAGAGCCCCGGTACTCGTCGTTGGTGGTGAGTTTCTATTGAAATCATGAGCGCTTCCTGATCTCCATAACAACTGTTCATAGCACATCATTTAAAGTTGATGAAGTGCCCTCTGGGTCATTGTTGGAGTGGCGTCCTCCAAAGGTTCAGTCGTTCACAAGCAGGATTGGAGCGAGGTTAACACTCGAAACACATTCCTTTATAAAGGGGATGACAACACGGGCTTAGGAACACGTCAAACATTGATTTATTATGTTGTTTAATTTCAACAAACCTACTTCAAATATTCATAAACATTTACTCTAACATGACATTTGATTCTGCCGTGTTTTGTGTGCATCTGCTTGATTGAAACTGTCAGTATGATCTGTGTTCCTACCAGCATCAGACCCGTCAGCCTCCTGGACAACTCAGAGTTTCACACCTCCATCAGTTTCCCCCGTAACCAGCAACCAGGGAACAGGTACAGTACACTTCATTAAGGCCTGTTAAGAGGAATGACGGAAATATAAATACTGAACTCTTTCAatgcatatgaaaaaaatacaactatCAAGTTAATGTCTAATTCTAAAGTCTTTCCTATCATGGCAGGATCATGTAGAGGAGGTGGGATGTCAGTTTAATACATAATACACTTCTAATTTCACATGACATGTGAGACATAAATGAGAGaaggaagcttttttttctttatgcactggaaatacattttgtgcagcttcctctcttcgcgtgttttttgcttttgatgCAGTTTTTGGCACAGTTTCCTCATGCTGACAACACCACTGTTTATGAGCTCAAAGagaaataatgtctttgttaCTAAAGACAATTCTGAAGTAGAGTTTATGATTCATTTACACGAGGCATTTTTTGTTGCAGCGGTCACATGAGATGTTTGATGTCGTCTCAAAGGGTCGATTTCAATCATGAAATGTCGACTTTATCCTCCACAGCTCTAAGTTTTTCTTGAAGTGCATAATGACTCCTGGCCCAGATACTGTTCTGATAATATGGATGAtgtgaaacaagtgaaaaagattcatttattttatcttatttgaTCGGGCCAAAGTATTGTTCTCATTAAGTTCCTTGAAAGCAACTTCTTCTTTTCTAACCCTGCTCTCTCGCCCAGTGCTCCTCGCTCCTCGGGTGGTCTGCGTGGTCGTTATCATCGCGCTCTCGGCTGCTGTCCTGCTTCTCGTCAacaaactgaagacaaacaggacCTCAGACAACATGAACCTGGAGGTGACCTTCTGTAAAtgactctgtctctctttagtATTGCCAAAGGTTTAAATGCATCAGTTGCCAGTGTCAACACAGACCGTAAACATCAGGTTTCTGTCTCTGGACGTCACCATATTAGCACCAGTGACCTAATCCAAAAAAATGCCAAAGAAGGTGGAGCATTGGTGGAGCTGAGGGGAGCCAAACGCAGAGAGTAGAGAAGAGTCACGATCATCACAAGATTTATAAAGACTTCAGATAGTTCATACAGTGTCTTTAAATGGATgaatacacagagacagaaccaCAACACAATCACCTAATTGTAAATTTTAGAGTGAATATCATTGTGTCTCTCTTAATGGGGAAGTTAGCTGTTACCAGAGCTAGCATATAACCAGAGTAACAGCTtactagctgccattagctagttagctcagtcagcagtgcagctagcagtctggacgGGAGGATGGAGGCCGAGGGAGTGTTAGTGTTTACACTAATACTATATAATATTAGGACGAGGGCAGGCaagggttagctggttagcatgctataaTCATTGAAAGAATGTAAACAAGtatgaaatattcacattacatttaaaagttgTAAGAACTATGacaacactgtttaaaacacTGGTTTAAAAGTATACATGTTAATAATTAACATAATTCAATAAAGcaataaatgtctttttaaataaacacatgtacGTCATTTTAGTGATTATGTTGGTGCTGTTTTGTTggtgttctttttttgtataCCTGGAATATAAAtagttgtttacattttcagtgtttcagccACGAGAACCGTCCTCCAGGCGTCACAGGCGAGGAATGCATCTACGAGAACGTCGATCCAGACAGCAAGGATCAGCACAAGAACTACTACACACGACGCTCATGAGCTGCTCTGAATTCACACCTGGACTCTGTTACTCAAGACCAAAactgcagagtctgtatttTGAATTTTACAGCCTATAATGTGCTGGCAAGGTTCCATTTTATGCATGGCCGTATCCAGCACTGAGGTCACCGAGGTCCGGACCTCGGTAGTGGACATCATGAAAGTTTTCCTATAATTTCCTAAACATAACTCTGCTTAAAAGATGCAagaatggatggatgtttgttGCTAGGTAGCCTCGTCACTGGCAGAGTTCATGCTGACGGTTCAGATGTCCGTAAATACTTAAGAACCATGGTGCTTTTTCATCCTTGGACTGCGTCATGTGTGAACTCTGCCCTGTTCTAGCCGCGGTGTTGTCATGACTTCATTCATGACTGTGGTAGCATATAAATAGTCATATCAGCTGACCATGCGTTCACTTTATTCACTgtcagatgaaaatgaaaagattgcATCAGGCAAAGCTGAACTTTTGTACTGGAAAAGAGACTGAGGTGTAATTGTCCGCTGTGTCCCTGTGCTGGTCAAAactaacaaaacattttcacaacacaacataactGCAAGAGTGAAGTTGCTGTGTTatgcatttttgtattttttttttccttattctctttgtctttgtcatatTATCTTTTACACTGTATaacaaaatgaaaggaaaaaaaacagtgatcaGATCAAGTAGGCTAAATAATGTAGTCAAAAGGATAATTTTGTATTTAAGTCAAACAAAATGCAGCCGGGCCCCCCGAGCATAGATGTGGTCTGCGTAGCAAATTTACATTTTGGACCTCtgtatttctaaaatcctgcatatgttttgctttttttattgtatcatgttctattttttgttgttttttttcttgatttttctccttctaAACTTTGAGCAAATAAATAAGTGCAGTCCAATAATTTAGGCCGTGTTGTATTTTGTAATGAAAGTCAAGAGGAACCAGATTTACTTCTGactgttattttaaatgtatttgtcacacTTTACATTGtgttatgttcacattttcccaaaatgttatTGAGTGATGTCAAATTGGTGAAACAGCGCCACTCTGGAGTCAAATGGGTGGTAAATGTCAGTCAATCTGTGTGGTGAAAGATGGTACTGCACCTTTAGGGAGGACAGAAGggacagaaaaacataaaacatatcaTTCATGAAAAGCTAATTTATCTTGTTGAtccataaaaatgtcaaagaaatacatgaaaatatcaACGTGTTTACAAAAATACTGCAGTGAACTGAAACCGTGACTGATTTTTCCTCAAAGAaatatttgtcatgtttgtcaCATTGCATTTTTATTCCTAAAATGTGACCAAATAAGTGACAATCAACATTAAAAGAAGTACTGATGTATCTGTTACAGGTTATATCTTCAATATAAATCAAAGGTGGTAGATTATTTTATTTCGTTCAACATTGATTAAATACACATGATTTTGAACATACAAttatgtaacaaaacacaactaatAAGATCACTTTCCTGTTATTTGTATCAATTTATTATAACACTAACTGGCCATATTTAAAGGTATTTTCATTGTGTGCACACGTGTAAATAAATCTCCTCAAacagtaaaaagacaaaaaaataaacaagatctTGTGTAAAATATTAGCTCAACTTTATTATGATGATTAAAAATCACTGTGCCTGTGCTCTGAATTTGTAACTACTCTGCAGTAGTTTGTGTCCATGTTTGATGCCGTCAGACTGACTGGCCATCAAACCCAAGAACACGTTCGTCTGACGCTAAAGTTTCAGTAGAGATGTTCAAATCAAGTAAAAACCACAAATTCTCTTCACTTTTAACTTGAATCGAATCAAAGCAAATAGCAAATGGCTCAAAGTGGCAGTTAGTAACCTAAATGATTTTAGTTAATCAAATGGTTATAAATCTGACTGATAAATCAATTCTCACtgcatttaaattgtttatGAGTACAAAATGAGCAGTGGGGTTAAATGGAAAGACTTCTGGCTAAAGCGTTCAAGATGTGAATCTCAAATTTTGGTTCTGTCCAAATTATGCAAAAATTAAAACTACACATTCATGAATGTTTGCCAACAGTTGATTGACTCTCACGGGGCTCCATGTGTGATCCACTTTACCTCAGACCAGCACCAAGGGCGGCACTCtaaaagaagggaaaagacGGTCAATTCACATAATCAGTCTCAGAAAaaaggtgctgtgtgtgtgtgtgtgtgtgtgtgtgtgtgtgtgtgtgtgtgtgtgtgtgtgtgtgtgcgtgtgtgtgtgtgcgtgtgcgtgtgtgtgcgtgtgtgtgagtgatgccATGCCATGCAAGGtctctgagtctgtgtgaagcataattACGTCAAATTAGGAAACTACCAATAAAGTGACCTGAGatcacaaacagcagacaaacacatcagtctAACCTGTGTGCAATGACTCAACCAGAGTTAAGACCTGTGCTTCGCTGTTGGCTATCTAGGCCAACTTTAAACACCAAAGAAGTAGCTTAAGATATATATATGACATAGAATGTCCCTGTTCCTCTTCACAGCCTGaagaatgtgtctgtgttctctctctACAGGATAATGTGGCTAATCACACTCGTACAGTCAAATCTAATCCAGTACAGCAGCTCTGCCATGAATTCTACCTTTGCAAGTCTAAAATGACTTCCGTCTTTATTTCTCAGCTACAGCGATTGAAATTGATTGTATTGAAAAACGTTTTATCGGTTCCCTTTGGTACTTCTTCATTCattgaattaatttattcaaaacaggaaataaaaatgggaaaaagtaagaaataagAAGTACACAGTTATATTTAAGCAACTGCAACTTCCTGCATGATAAGACAGAGACGACTGATCGAAGTGACAGACGGTTTGTCTCCATCAGGATCGAACTCAGGATGAATATCCACCACGTTCTGTTCTTCTGCTTCATCTCAGGTGAGGAGTgattacctgtctgtctctttaacgCAGCACCACACGCTGCTTTAGGTCGATTTTATTTGTAGATTTGTTTGAATGTTCAGTGACACACGTTTTACAGTTGCTGTGTTCTACCACAATTTAATTCTAACTAAATATTCAGCAGTCATGTTTTGCTGTTGCTCCAGCTGATACAGAAATGATcatctgtgttctgtgttcatCTTTCCAACAGCTCTGTGTGGAGACACCGGGCTCGTCAGCGCAAGACTCCACATTTTTacaggagctgagggaggaagGGGTTCAATTTCATGCTACCTGCATCACCCTAATACCACGAAGTACTTCTGTAAAGAAGAATGTGAAGGAGATGGTATCCTCATTAAAACAGAGGATATCAGGGCTCAGAATGGCAGATTCAGCACTGAATATAGAAGAGAATCTTCTGGAATAGGAGTTCTGACTGTGACCATCACAAACCTGACCATGTCTGACGCAGGACGGTACAGGTGTGGTTTTGGAACAGATCTGGCTCCAGACTCATACGCAGACTTTGTGATCAGAGTTTCAGATGGTGAGTTTTTACTGAAAATCCATAAACCGGATTTATTCAGTGAAATCAATGATGTgggaatatttattttatctatatttaaaaagaatagAATGTGTAATTGATATTTGATGGATAAGAGATTATGGGAAGTATTTTAGCCATTTATGTCGTATGAACTTTCACATTTTGAAGTTCAATTAAAACATTGTCCCACCAGTCACAAACTGTGGTTGTACCAGGCAGCTCCCAGTgactctgtcagtgtgtgttcatgtaatGAAGGACTGCAGCATTTCACAGACAGTAACTGTtgactgtttctcttttcaacaGAACTGCAATTTGGAAACACTCATTTTTACCGTACAGATATTGAGGGAGAGACTATCATATTAGGATGCCCTCATACTCTCTACAGTAAAGAGAAGTTTCTGTGTAAAGGTGAATGTAGAACAGTAGAGGACGTTCTCATTGAGACTGATGGCAACAGAGCTCAGAGTGGCAGATACCACATTATATACTTAGACGGATCTATATTTGGACTGTATGTGATCATCACAAATGTGAGCAAGTCGGACACCGGGTGGTACAAGTGTGGCTACGgcaaagctgtgtctccacatTCATCCAACGCGTTCACGGTCCTCGTCATTGGTGGTGAGTTTCCACTGAAATCACGAGCTCTTCATGATCCACTGAACatccttaaaagaaaaagaaaatagtgaaaagtTGCTTTATTATTTAGTTCAAAAGCCTAAAAACTGCTGTAAATGTGGTCAcatatgttttcatgtcattgtccaatctaaatgttaaatctcaatctaaatgttaaatctaaatctgaatGGTAAATGTCAATCTAAATCTTTAACATTCAACATTATAAACATTTGCTCTAACATGATATTTAATTCTGccatgttttgtgtgcatttgctTGATTGAAACTGAAATTTGATCTGTTTCTGTGTTCCTACCAACATCAGACCCGTCAGCCTCCAGCACAACACCATCAACTCTCCCTGTAACCACCAGCCAGACAACAGGTACTCTACACTTCACCAAGTCCTACGTCCTCCTGAGCTGAAAGagaaataatgtctttgttaCTAAAAACGATTCGGAGGTACAGTTCCTACGATTTGTCTGCACGAAAGGTTGACTTCAACCTTGAAGTGTCGACTTTATTCTCAACGTGTCAAAGTTTTTGTTGAAGTGCATGATGACCCCAGGCCCAGACACAGTTCCGATAATGTGGATGATATTAAACAAGTAAACAGATGTAATTTAGTTTGATCTCATTTGATAAGGTCAAAGTATTGTTCTCATTAAGTTCCTTAAAAgcaacttcttcttttttctaaCTATGTTCCTCTGTCTCGTGTCTATGTTCCTACCAACAGCACAGAGTGACACACCTCAGTCAGTGTTCGCTGAAACCACCAACCAGCGAACAGGTACAATACACTTCATTAAGAGGAAGTACAGACATTTAAATACTGAACTCTCtcaacacagaagaaaaaaatagaactTTCATGTCTaattgttaaagttttttttttatcatgacaGAAGCATGTAGAGGAGGTGGGATGTCTTCATGATGCAAAATACTCTCAGTTTTATACACAATGTGAAACAGAATCTTCTCTATTTCACATGACTTTAATGCAGAAGAGTATCAGGACCAGTGGTGAGAAAAGGTTGAgagaaaatagtcaaaaacgaTGTCGGTTTTTGCTTTTGATCTGACGCAGTTTTCAAAGCCCTCACGCTGAAAACGATACTGTGTTTATGAGCTAGAAGAGTAAAGACGATTCTGAAGCACAGTTTCTACGGTTCACTTGCACAAGGCATTTTGTCGACttcaatgttgaaatgttgactTTATTCCCAACATATCTACATTTGTCTTGAAGTGCATAATGACCCCTGAACCTGATCCTGTTCTGATAATATGGAtgatttaaaacaagtaaacaaattTCATTTATTCTTATCTTATTTGATCGGGCCAAAGTATTGTTCTCATTAAGTTCCTTAaaagcagcttcttcttttctaaCCCTGTTCCTCCGTCTCTCGCCCAGTGCTCCTCGTTCCTCTGATTATCTTTGTAGTCATTGTCATCGTGCTCTCGgctgctgttctgctgctcaTCTACAAactgaggaggaacaggagcgTAAACATCATGAAACTGGAGGTGACTTCCTGTAACtgactctgtctgtctttagtattgccaaaaatgtaaatgcatgaACCCAATCCAAACAAAatggagaaggaggtggagcgTTGGTGGAGTTGAGTTGAGCCGAGAGGAGTCGCGATCGTCAGAGGATTCACAAAGATTCAGATAGTTCTTAGAGTCACTTTAAATAGATgaatacacagagacagaactACAGTGTTTGGCTCTTTTCTGTACGTTCATAAAG
This window harbors:
- the LOC119022484 gene encoding polymeric immunoglobulin receptor-like codes for the protein MNIHHVLFFCFISALCGDTGLVSARLHIFTGAEGGRGSISCYLSRPKTTKYFCKEECEAENTLVKTVDIRAQNGRFSTEYRGESSGRGVLTVTITNLTKSDAGRYRCGLGTDLVQDSYWDFEIRVSDELPFRNTGFARTDTEGENITFGCSGTVYKKQKFLCKDECKTKEDIIIETNGNRTQRGRYSVEYREGSTFGLYVTITNVSKSDTGWYKCGYGRALSPDSSNRAPVLVVGASDPSASWTTQSFTPPSVSPVTSNQGTVLLAPRVVCVVVIIALSAAVLLLVNKLKTNRTSDNMNLECFSHENRPPGVTGEECIYENVDPDSKDQHKNYYTRRS
- the LOC119022483 gene encoding polymeric immunoglobulin receptor-like, which encodes MNIHHVLFFCFISALCGDTGLVSARLHIFTGAEGGRGSISCYLHHPNTTKYFCKEECEGDGILIKTEDIRAQNGRFSTEYRRESSGIGVLTVTITNLTMSDAGRYRCGFGTDLAPDSYADFVIRVSDELQFGNTHFYRTDIEGETIILGCPHTLYSKEKFLCKGECRTVEDVLIETDGNRAQSGRYHIIYLDGSIFGLYVIITNVSKSDTGWYKCGYGKAVSPHSSNAFTVLVIGDPSASSTTPSTLPVTTSQTTAQSDTPQSVFAETTNQRTVLLVPLIIFVVIVIVLSAAVLLLIYKLRRNRSVNIMKLESVVHENRPPGSAGVKTIHENVIPGRKDQQHNVYT